The following are encoded together in the Coffea arabica cultivar ET-39 chromosome 1c, Coffea Arabica ET-39 HiFi, whole genome shotgun sequence genome:
- the LOC113723601 gene encoding putative disease resistance protein RGA3, with protein sequence MGGLGKTTLAQSVYKNSQVHSHFEKKIWVCVSDNFDVTRLLKMILESLTRRNVEMTSRDVIVQEIREQLVGKIFFLVLDDVWTENLTLWDDFFGSLLGLNATNGNWCVVTTRKQQTASIVATHDPYVLGKLSDDDCWSILTKKAIAGGEIPKQLHVMKKEIIKKCGGLPLAASVMGGLLRMKRKEEWQLVLKNKLSNFSGDEDGVMEILKLSFDCLPSPSIKKCFAYCSIFPKDAMMKGDMLIELWMAEGMLQANVNNQMMMEEIGMNCLRILLQSSLFEETQSYQETHYYKMHDLVHDLAESMSKSTKVINNIRYLAVDLSGGKEEREKLLERLSTSLRTLFVKGDLSGDMLMKLKNLSVLNLSHATTQKLPITIGKLTHLRYVNLSSSRIRILPDSLCKLYNLQTLALDSMYVKDLPKGMCNLISLRHLYFYTFDEKFQMPLEMGRLSCLQTLEFFNVGREKGRQIEELGCLKNLKGSLSVRNLQLVKDRKAAEEANLFGKANLFRLILVWALAWDREGDNYNYDKDVLDGLRPHPNLEELVIQRFMGDQFPRWSMDLPITLPKLARLEFYYCHRCRELLPLQNFTFLKELVIWFCRGLTSLPSDMLQSCISLQKLQVAYCDKLISFPLDLQQTPSLLELELYACPKLKTSMTPKGFGFLTSLNRLEIGPFSDDDNHENSSIYNEFDWSGLISFSSLSSILCDLELFGLPHMESLPHQIQYLTTLTSLRLHDFGGIKALPDWFGNFAALEYLCLFGFKELRHLPSEDAMRSLTKLKVLLIYGSPLLKERCTPESSGLDSQWSKISHIQLLLISD encoded by the coding sequence ATGGGCGGATTGGGAAAGACAACTTTAGCTCAATCTGTATACAAAAATAGTCAAGTTCATAGccattttgagaaaaaaatttggGTCTGTGTGTCCGACAATTTTGACGTGACCAggcttttgaaaatgattttagaATCACTCACGAGAAGAAATGTTGAAATGACTAGTAGGGATGTCATCGTCCAGGAAATTCGAGAACAACTTGtgggaaaaattttttttcttgttcttgatGATGTCTGGACCGAAAATCTTACCTTGTGGGATGATTTTTTTGGTTCATTACTGGGGCTAAATGCAACTAATGGAAATTGGTGTGTTGTGACTACTCGTAAACAACAAACTGCATCCATTGTGGCCACACATGATCCTTATGTGCTAGGAAAGCTATCTGATGATGATTGTTGGTCTATCCTAACAAAGAAAGCCATTGCAGGTGGAGAAATTCCCAAACAATTGCATgtcatgaaaaaggaaattataaaaaaatgtgGTGGTCTACCACTGGCTGCAAGTGTAATGGGAGGTCTATTGCGCATGAAGAGAAAAGAGGAGTGGCAATTGGTTTTGAAGAATAAGCTTTCAAATTTCAGTGGAGATGAAGATGGTGTCATGGAAATACTAAAATTGAGTTTTGATTGTTTACCATCTCCATCCATTAAGAAATGTTTTGCATATTGTTCTATATTTCCTAAGGATGCTATGATGAAAGGAGATATGCTAATCGAGCTTTGGATGGCAGAAGGTATGCTCCAAGCAAATGTCAACAACCAAATGATGATGGAGGAAATTGGAATGAATTGTCTGAGAATTTTATTACAGAGTTCGTTGTTTGAAGAAACCCAAAGTTATCAGGAAACACATTATTATAAGATGCATGATCTAGTGCATGACCTCGCAGAGTCAATGTCAAAGTCTACTAAAGTTATTAACAATATTCGTTACCTTGCAGTAGATTTATCTGGTggcaaagaagaaagagaaaaacttTTGGAGAGGCTATCAACTTCGCTTCGTACATTGTTTGTAAAGGGTGACCTATCTGGTGATATGTTAATGAAGTTGAAGAACTTGTCTGTTTTGAATTTGTCTCATGCAACAACTCAAAAGCTACCGATCACTATTGGCAAATTGACACATTTGCGATATGTTAACCTTTCGAGTTCTAGAATCCGTATTTTGCCAGACTCCCTTTGCAAGCTTTATAATTTGCAAACATTAGCACTAGATAGCATGTATGTCAAAGATCTTCCGAAGGGGATGTGCAATTTGATTAGCTTGAGACATCTCTATTTTTACACCTTTGATGAAAAATTTCAAATGCCGCTAGAGATGGGACGACTATCTTGCCTTCAGACACTAGAGTTCTTTAATGTGGGTCGAGAAAAGGGTCGACAAATTGAAGAGCTTGGATGCTTGAAAAACCTCAAAGGCAGTTTAAGTGTACGCAATCTTCAACTAGTAAAGGATAGGAAAGCAGCTGAGGAAGCAAATCTATTTGGAAAGGCAAATCTATTTAGACTGATACTTGTGTGGGCCTTGGCTTGGGATCGAGAAGGTGACAACTACAACTACGACAAAGATGTGTTAGATGGCCTTAGGCCTCATCCAAATTTGGAGGAGTTGGTAATTCAGCGTTTTATGGGCGATCAATTTCCTCGATGGTCAATGGATTTGCCAATAACACTTCCCAAGTTAGCGCGTTTGGAGTTTTATTATTGCCACAGATGCAGAGAACTCCTTCCCTTGCAAAACTTTACGTTTCTTAAAGAGCTGGTGATTTGGTTTTGCCGGGGGTTAACGAGTCTACCCAGTGACATGCTACAGTCTTGTATCTCTCTCCAAAAGCTTCAGGTGGCTTATTGCGACAAGCTTATCTCCTTTCCGCTTGATTTGCAACAAACGCCTTCTCTTTTGGAGTTGGAATTATATGCATGTCCCAAACTGAAAACAAGTATGACGCCCAAAGGATTTGGTTTCCTAACCAGCTTAAATCGCCTTGAAATTGGTCCCTTCTCAGATGATGATAACCatgaaaattcttcaatttacaaTGAATTTGATTGGTCTGGATTGATATCCTTCTCCTCTTTGTCATCCATACTATGTGACCTAGAATTATTTGGGTTGCCACACATGGAGTCCCTACCACATCAGATCCAATACTTGACCACTCTCACGTCACTTCGGCTACATGACTTTGGAGGTATAAAAGCTCTGCCAGATTGGTTCGGAAACTTTGCTGCTCTTGAATACCTATGTTTATTTGGTTTCAAAGAGCTTCGACATTTACCCTCCGAGGATGCCATGAGAAGTCTCACAAAACTAAAAGTTCTACTGATTTATGGATCTCCTCTGTTAAAAGAAAGGTGCACTCCTGAGAGCAGCGGCCTCGACTCCCAGTGGTCCAAAATTTCTCATATTCAACTCCTATTAATAAGTGATTAA